In bacterium 336/3, the following proteins share a genomic window:
- a CDS encoding 2-C-methyl-D-erythritol 2,4-cyclodiphosphate synthase: MKFRIGQGYDVHQLAKNHPFWLGGIQIEHTHGAVGHSDADVLIHAICDALLGALALRDIGYHFSNKDPKYKGIDSKKLLAEVMVKIEEKGYAVGNVDAMICLEAPKINPFIPQMQEILAKIMKVEPEDVSIKATTSETLGFVGRKEGITATAVALVYKKD, translated from the coding sequence ATGAAATTTAGAATTGGACAAGGTTACGATGTTCATCAATTGGCTAAAAATCATCCTTTTTGGCTTGGTGGAATACAAATAGAACATACACATGGAGCTGTTGGGCATTCGGATGCTGATGTACTCATTCACGCCATTTGTGATGCCCTTTTGGGAGCTTTGGCTTTAAGAGACATAGGTTACCATTTTTCTAACAAAGACCCTAAATACAAAGGTATTGATAGTAAAAAACTACTTGCTGAAGTAATGGTTAAAATTGAAGAAAAAGGTTATGCAGTAGGTAATGTAGATGCCATGATTTGTTTAGAAGCTCCTAAAATCAATCCTTTTATTCCTCAAATGCAAGAAATTTTGGCTAAAATCATGAAAGTAGAACCCGAAGATGTGTCCATAAAAGCCACTACCTCAGAAACTTTAGGTTTTGTAGGCAGAAAAGAAGGCATTACAGCTACAGCCGTTGCATTGGTTTATA